In one window of Flavobacterium ginsengisoli DNA:
- a CDS encoding GAF domain-containing hybrid sensor histidine kinase/response regulator, whose protein sequence is MNKDYPIPDNELQRLVRLKRYNILDTLPDDAFDDATKLVAYICGVPIAHISFIDENRQWFKSEIGIGVSEVPREITFCNYTILDTKILEINDTHVNETFKDDPNVTGGFNVRFYAGVPLTTPDGYNIGTLCAVDHVVKELNENQRNALSIVAKHVMAQLELGTKNHQLYTQRKIAERAVLARDSFLANMSHEIRTPLNAIIGFTDLLAQTELDDTQRDYIGSVQIAGENLLLIVNDILDLSKIESGNLPIESEPFNLKKTLKHVYSLLKVKVQKDVEFNLFLDAELPDLVVGDQGRLNQILVNLIGNALKFTNEGEVTVSVKKMEETEDGYSFKFSIKDTGIGIPKDKLETIFERFTQGEESTTRTFGGTGLGLNIVKQLVELQKGEVHVKSTLNRGSEFFFTLSYKKSNFEETTVKTVSKNDLGNLKILLCEDNVLNQKLAKSVINNFGFDLDIAQNGEEGIELLSQNEYDLVLMDLQMPVKDGYQTTEYIRNEMNSSIPIIAMTAHSLVGEQERCYKVGMNAYVPKPFKQSILLKAIKTVMTPDSDAHHKRIIDMSFLDEMSGGDAEFRKDMIDLFIEKIPSQSAQLEEAFKNTDYDSVKKLAHNMKSSMDIFIVARFKQLFVDYRRRSVIWRIYSRNIR, encoded by the coding sequence ATGAATAAAGATTATCCAATTCCAGATAACGAACTACAACGTTTAGTGCGCCTAAAACGTTATAATATACTCGACACGCTCCCAGATGATGCTTTTGACGATGCTACAAAGCTTGTTGCTTACATTTGCGGTGTGCCAATTGCCCATATTTCTTTTATTGATGAAAACAGGCAATGGTTTAAATCTGAAATTGGAATAGGAGTTTCAGAAGTCCCTCGTGAAATCACTTTTTGCAATTACACTATTTTAGATACAAAAATTCTAGAAATTAACGACACTCATGTTAATGAAACATTCAAAGACGACCCAAATGTAACAGGCGGATTTAATGTTCGTTTTTATGCTGGTGTGCCACTTACCACACCAGATGGCTATAATATTGGAACTTTGTGCGCAGTTGATCATGTTGTTAAGGAATTGAATGAAAATCAGCGCAATGCACTTTCTATCGTAGCAAAACACGTAATGGCGCAGCTGGAATTAGGTACAAAAAACCATCAATTATACACACAGAGAAAAATTGCAGAACGTGCAGTTTTGGCAAGAGATAGTTTTTTGGCCAATATGAGTCACGAAATCAGAACGCCTTTAAACGCAATTATTGGTTTTACAGATTTGCTTGCGCAGACGGAACTCGATGATACACAGCGCGATTATATTGGAAGTGTACAGATTGCAGGCGAAAATCTGCTTCTAATTGTAAATGATATTCTAGATCTTTCAAAAATTGAATCTGGAAATTTACCTATAGAATCTGAGCCTTTTAATTTGAAGAAAACGCTTAAACATGTTTATAGTTTACTGAAAGTTAAAGTACAAAAAGACGTTGAGTTTAATCTTTTTCTTGATGCCGAATTGCCAGATTTGGTTGTTGGCGATCAAGGCAGATTAAATCAGATCTTGGTAAACCTTATCGGCAACGCGCTTAAGTTTACAAATGAAGGAGAAGTAACCGTTTCGGTAAAGAAAATGGAAGAAACGGAAGACGGTTATTCGTTTAAGTTTTCTATAAAAGATACCGGAATCGGAATACCAAAAGATAAACTCGAAACAATTTTTGAACGTTTTACACAAGGAGAAGAAAGTACAACAAGAACATTTGGCGGTACCGGACTCGGACTGAATATTGTAAAACAATTAGTAGAACTTCAAAAAGGAGAAGTTCACGTAAAAAGTACTCTAAATCGTGGTTCTGAATTTTTCTTTACCCTTTCGTACAAAAAATCAAACTTTGAAGAAACAACGGTAAAAACGGTTTCTAAAAATGATTTAGGAAATCTTAAAATATTGCTTTGCGAAGACAATGTTCTAAACCAAAAGCTTGCAAAAAGCGTAATTAATAATTTTGGTTTCGATTTGGATATTGCGCAAAACGGTGAAGAAGGCATCGAACTTTTATCTCAAAATGAATATGATCTGGTTTTAATGGATTTGCAAATGCCTGTAAAAGATGGCTACCAAACCACAGAATATATCAGGAATGAAATGAATTCAAGCATACCAATTATTGCCATGACAGCACATTCTTTGGTAGGAGAGCAGGAGCGATGCTACAAAGTGGGAATGAATGCTTATGTGCCAAAACCATTTAAACAGTCTATACTTTTAAAAGCCATAAAAACGGTAATGACACCAGATAGCGATGCACATCATAAAAGAATTATCGATATGTCTTTTTTGGATGAAATGTCTGGAGGCGATGCCGAATTTAGGAAAGATATGATAGATCTTTTTATTGAAAAGATTCCAAGTCAGTCGGCACAGTTAGAAGAAGCCTTTAAAAATACCGATTACGACAGCGTAAAAAAATTGGCGCATAATATGAAATCAAGCATGGATATTTTTATCGTCGCAAGATTTAAGCAATTGTTTGTCGATTATCGAAGAAGAAGCGTCATCTGGCGAATTTACAGCAGAAACATTAGATAA
- a CDS encoding NAD(P)H-binding protein translates to MKALVIGATGATGKELVKLLLESADYSEVSIFVRRSTGKSHSKLTEHIVDFSDVNSFQELITGDVLFSCLGTTLKDAGSKEKQWKIDYDIPADFASAARKNEVQSLVLVSSYGASAKSSVFYSMMKGKLEDHLQELNFSQYIIFRPGPLIRENTDRLGEKISIKVIKFFNAIGLFKNLKPITTAFLAEKLVKAPKALPSGNTKLELNQIRKL, encoded by the coding sequence ATGAAAGCATTGGTAATTGGCGCAACAGGCGCAACGGGAAAAGAATTGGTCAAACTGCTTTTGGAAAGTGCTGATTATTCAGAAGTTTCAATTTTTGTGAGACGTTCAACAGGAAAATCACATTCAAAGTTGACAGAACATATAGTTGATTTTTCAGATGTAAATTCGTTTCAGGAATTAATTACGGGTGATGTTCTTTTTTCATGTTTGGGAACAACTTTAAAAGATGCAGGATCAAAAGAAAAACAATGGAAAATCGATTATGATATTCCAGCCGATTTCGCTTCTGCTGCACGAAAAAATGAAGTGCAATCTTTGGTTTTGGTTTCTTCGTATGGAGCTTCAGCCAAAAGCAGTGTATTTTATTCGATGATGAAAGGAAAGTTAGAAGATCATCTTCAAGAGCTAAATTTTTCACAATACATCATTTTTAGACCAGGACCGCTTATTCGTGAAAATACAGATCGTTTAGGAGAAAAAATTTCAATAAAAGTGATAAAATTCTTCAACGCCATCGGACTTTTCAAGAACCTAAAACCAATCACCACTGCATTTTTAGCAGAAAAATTAGTAAAAGCTCCAAAAGCACTTCCATCAGGAAATACAAAACTTGAGCTCAATCAAATTCGTAAACTTTAG
- a CDS encoding DUF5074 domain-containing protein, with amino-acid sequence MQAFNDIGGGDGRSFIGVDEKTGYIGASNGIFLFDIVNMKVGNLVNGTGGGSQYAGQIGNMIRTSQYVFAVKQNAGIFVIDPKTNTIIKTISGVFHSVIQAKDGSVWGIQNQKLISIDPLTFDTTEYAIPTTKYLGSWGAWNAGSFTYSNKENALYWNNNVSSFVAGAQIVRFDIDTKTFNENFATLPGQTGTYKQIVYGAGLRIDPVSGNLIVNTTESGFGAHYQKNWIHTFDNTGKLIDTKVLNDYYWFPSMAVFPDNAEPVVNSILPSKLSTVSTTIIDLKTVVSDEDNLSVAIVKAIKSNSDENIVSAEINANEELILTPKEKGTATIVISFNSNGKVIEKSILVDTSTLGRDEFTKVQLSIYPNPVADYLNISTEDEIVDAVVYDVTGRTINTKLNNNQIDVSNFAKGFYIVNIVTDKANYTHKFIKK; translated from the coding sequence TTGCAAGCATTTAACGATATTGGAGGAGGAGATGGTCGCTCTTTTATTGGTGTTGATGAGAAAACAGGTTACATAGGTGCTTCTAATGGTATTTTTCTTTTTGATATTGTGAATATGAAAGTAGGGAATTTGGTCAATGGAACTGGCGGAGGAAGTCAGTATGCTGGACAAATAGGAAACATGATTCGTACTTCGCAATATGTTTTTGCTGTAAAACAAAATGCCGGAATTTTTGTAATTGATCCTAAAACCAATACTATAATAAAGACCATTTCTGGAGTATTCCATTCAGTTATACAGGCTAAAGACGGAAGTGTTTGGGGAATTCAGAATCAGAAATTGATAAGTATTGATCCGCTGACTTTTGACACGACTGAATATGCCATTCCTACGACTAAATATTTAGGTTCTTGGGGAGCTTGGAACGCAGGAAGTTTTACTTATAGCAATAAAGAAAATGCGTTGTATTGGAATAATAATGTAAGCAGTTTTGTTGCAGGAGCTCAAATTGTAAGATTTGATATTGACACCAAAACATTCAATGAAAATTTTGCGACACTTCCTGGGCAAACAGGAACTTACAAGCAAATTGTGTATGGTGCAGGATTACGCATTGATCCAGTTTCGGGCAACTTAATTGTAAATACAACAGAGAGCGGATTTGGAGCACATTATCAGAAAAACTGGATTCACACTTTTGATAATACTGGAAAATTAATCGACACAAAAGTTTTGAACGACTATTATTGGTTTCCATCTATGGCTGTATTTCCTGATAATGCAGAGCCAGTTGTAAATTCGATTTTACCTTCAAAACTTTCAACGGTTAGTACAACTATTATCGATTTAAAAACGGTGGTTTCAGACGAAGACAACTTATCGGTAGCAATTGTAAAAGCAATAAAATCTAATAGTGATGAAAATATTGTTTCGGCAGAAATTAATGCTAATGAAGAATTGATTTTAACTCCTAAGGAAAAAGGAACTGCCACGATTGTGATTAGTTTTAATTCTAACGGAAAAGTAATTGAAAAATCGATTTTGGTTGATACATCTACTTTGGGAAGAGACGAATTTACGAAAGTGCAATTGTCTATTTATCCAAATCCAGTTGCAGATTATCTAAATATCAGTACAGAAGATGAAATCGTAGATGCTGTTGTTTATGATGTAACAGGAAGAACTATCAATACCAAATTAAACAATAACCAAATCGATGTAAGTAATTTTGCCAAAGGTTTTTACATCGTCAATATTGTAACTGATAAAGCCAATTATACCCATAAATTCATTAAAAAATAA
- a CDS encoding DUF5074 domain-containing protein gives MKKNYFIIILLFFAFITNAQITVQGVPRNDAKLKTVAQKKVTAKSANATTFDDIQFWVGTGANQAAFVVQWNDGKTSDALVWGFKWDGTATGEDMIKAIAKADPRFFTLLYQGTQFGSAIAGFGFDLNGTGTNGLYKDGNKTYPLYPFDGIVNTSEYDFDSYTGIDPDDHWQSGWYTGYWSYWVKDSTESDYGYSGVGASTRELQNGSWDVWNFNPNMEMFDIVATFTPVTPYSKTIDFTKGYFMVNEDWYGHTNGSVNFIDNNGNINYRVYSEANDNNTFGATTQYGTIYGDKFYFVSKQAQDSGDTQYKPGGRLVVADALTMKKIASI, from the coding sequence ATGAAGAAAAACTACTTTATAATAATCTTGTTATTTTTTGCATTTATAACCAATGCGCAAATAACAGTACAAGGCGTTCCTAGAAATGATGCTAAATTAAAAACAGTTGCGCAAAAAAAAGTAACAGCAAAAAGCGCCAATGCCACCACTTTTGACGATATCCAATTTTGGGTAGGAACAGGCGCTAATCAAGCGGCATTTGTTGTGCAATGGAACGATGGCAAAACTTCTGATGCTTTGGTTTGGGGTTTTAAATGGGATGGAACTGCAACTGGAGAAGACATGATTAAAGCTATTGCAAAGGCTGACCCCCGTTTCTTTACATTGCTTTATCAAGGAACACAATTCGGATCTGCAATTGCAGGATTTGGCTTCGATTTGAATGGAACGGGAACAAATGGACTTTATAAGGATGGAAATAAAACTTATCCTTTGTATCCTTTTGACGGTATAGTAAATACTTCAGAATATGATTTTGATTCTTATACAGGCATCGATCCAGATGATCATTGGCAGTCAGGATGGTATACAGGATATTGGTCGTATTGGGTTAAAGATTCGACAGAAAGCGATTATGGCTATTCTGGTGTAGGAGCTTCTACTCGCGAATTGCAAAACGGTTCTTGGGATGTTTGGAATTTTAATCCCAATATGGAAATGTTTGATATTGTTGCAACTTTTACTCCAGTTACTCCTTATTCTAAAACAATAGATTTTACCAAAGGCTATTTTATGGTAAATGAAGATTGGTATGGACACACAAACGGATCTGTAAATTTTATTGATAATAACGGAAATATTAATTATCGCGTTTACAGCGAAGCGAATGATAACAATACTTTTGGGGCGACTACACAATATGGAACTATTTACGGAGATAAGTTTTATTTTGTTTCTAAACAGGCCCAAGATTCAGGAGATACACAATATAAGCCTGGCGGAAGGTTGGTTGTTGCTGATGCTTTAACGATGAAAAAAATTGCAAGCATTTAA